The following is a genomic window from Magnetococcales bacterium.
TTCACGACGAGACTTGTCCTGGAAAAGGCGGGCTTGAATCCGATAGAAACGCTGTCGGACAGCCGGGATGTGATGCATTTTCTGGAGCAGGTGCAGGGGCAGGTCGCGGTTGTGGTGCTGGATCTGTATATGCCCAATATTTCAGGAAAGATGCTTCTCGAACAGATCCGGAAGCTTTATCCGGAGATTCCGGTCATCATCATGACCGCAGCCCAGCAGGTCGAAAATGCCGTGGTTTGCATGAAGATGGGTGCCCTGGACTATCTGGTGAAACCCGTGGAGGTGAACCGCCTGGTTTCCAGTGTTGCCCGGCATGTCGAACTGACCCGGCTGAAATCCAGTGTGACAAGTTTGAAAAATGCCCTTTTGGAGGGACAGCTTCAACGTCCGGAAATGTTTGCGGATCTCATTTTTTGTTCGCCGCGCATGTCAGCCACCATGCAATATCTCGAAACAATAGCACAATCCAGGGAGCCGGTATTGCTGTTGGGGGAGACGGGTGTCGGCAAGGGTCTTGCGGCCAGGATTTTGCATTGTCTTGGTGATTTCAAAGTGCCTCTGGTGACTGTCAATGTCGGCGGACTGGACGACAATGTGTTTTCCGATACCTTGTTCGGTCACATCAAGGGTGCTTTTACCGGAGCGGATGGTCATCGCAATGGAATGATTGCCATGGCCAAGGGGAGTATCTTGTTTTTGGATGAAATTGGTGATCTTTCCGAGTTGTCCCAAATCAAACTGTTGCAACTCCTCGAAGAGGGTACTTATTCACCGTTGGGAAATGACAGCACCTATTCCTGTGATGCGCGTATTGTTTGTGCCACCAACCGTGATTTGGCTGTGTTGGTCAAGAAGGGGCTTTTCCGATCCGATCTTTACTATCGGCTCAAGGTGCATCAGGTGCGGATTCCCTCGCTGCGGGAACGCAGGGAGGATATTGAGCCGCTGACACGCCATTTTTTGGACAAGTTGGCGAAAAGCCACGGCAAACCCACGCCAACCCCACCTTCGGAGTTGTTCACACTCCTCGCCACTTATCATTTTCCCGGCAATGTGCGAGAA
Proteins encoded in this region:
- a CDS encoding sigma-54-dependent Fis family transcriptional regulator, which codes for MKADQQKNLNADTWPVLLVDDEADLLFTTRLVLEKAGLNPIETLSDSRDVMHFLEQVQGQVAVVVLDLYMPNISGKMLLEQIRKLYPEIPVIIMTAAQQVENAVVCMKMGALDYLVKPVEVNRLVSSVARHVELTRLKSSVTSLKNALLEGQLQRPEMFADLIFCSPRMSATMQYLETIAQSREPVLLLGETGVGKGLAARILHCLGDFKVPLVTVNVGGLDDNVFSDTLFGHIKGAFTGADGHRNGMIAMAKGSILFLDEIGDLSELSQIKLLQLLEEGTYSPLGNDSTYSCDARIVCATNRDLAVLVKKGLFRSDLYYRLKVHQVRIPSLRERREDIEPLTRHFLDKLAKSHGKPTPTPPSELFTLLATYHFPGNVRELRAMVNEAVVRHKKGVLSLAVFREFMGDQTLDPSGDTPGLSGESKLAILGEFPTLDEAKLFLIQEALRRAHGNQGIAASMLGISRRALNGRLSRLHPDSD